Genomic segment of Acidobacteriota bacterium:
CAAACGAAGAGTTGGCGCGAAAGGGAAGCTCCATAGGAGCCGCCTGTCGATAGAACCACCGCGCCGATGGCTGGCTGGACTCCTTTAGGAGTCTCCTGCCCACACAGGACTACTTCTCGATCCATTTGAAAAGGTATCGTTCGTTGTGTTCGATCTGGAAGTTCTTCAACATCGACGAGTACTCATCTCTGAAGGATCGCCGTGCGTGATGGCGCTCCTGGTTCTCAATGTATCTGGCGACTTTGCTCAGGTGCGACTGCGAGTGCGAGAACGCGCCAAATCCCTCTTGCCAACTGAAGCGGCCTCGGACCCACTTTTTGTCGTTAATGAGTCTCGATGAAGCTACCTTGATGTCTTTGACGAAGTCCGATACCGCTACGGTGGGCTTGAGGCCGAGCAGAATGTGAACGTGGTCGGGCATTCCGTTTATCGCAATCAGCTTTTGGCCTGCGTTGCGCATTGTGCCGCCAATGTATTTGAACAAATCTTCCTTGAAGGACGAGTTGATCAACGACTGTCTGCCGTTTACCGCGAAGACAACCTGGACATAGATCTGGGTGTAAGTGTTTGCCATTTGTTGGACACCTCCTGTTGGTCGCCATTTAACACACGAGGCACTT
This window contains:
- the tnpA gene encoding IS200/IS605 family transposase gives rise to the protein MANTYTQIYVQVVFAVNGRQSLINSSFKEDLFKYIGGTMRNAGQKLIAINGMPDHVHILLGLKPTVAVSDFVKDIKVASSRLINDKKWVRGRFSWQEGFGAFSHSQSHLSKVARYIENQERHHARRSFRDEYSSMLKNFQIEHNERYLFKWIEK